In Clostridium sp. JN-1, one genomic interval encodes:
- a CDS encoding PspA/IM30 family protein gives MGVFKRVSNIFRAKANNALDNVENPVELLNQKVRDMEESFNKAKLSSAQILGNVHEIEKKMNAAKKASEDFDNKVKLALSKGNEDLAKKALAKKIEADKSYDSLKASHEVAVKKAETIKQKLSELEHEIEKTRTYRDEATARYNNAEASKKVNEILADVNTGNNKISLDDIERKIQKKESIAEGLEDLKKDDFFDKEFEKLNEPDLDSELEKYKQKN, from the coding sequence ATAATGTTGAAAATCCAGTAGAGCTTTTAAATCAAAAGGTTAGAGATATGGAAGAAAGTTTTAACAAGGCAAAACTTTCTTCTGCACAAATATTAGGTAATGTTCATGAAATAGAAAAGAAAATGAATGCTGCAAAAAAAGCTTCTGAGGACTTTGATAATAAAGTAAAATTAGCTTTAAGCAAAGGTAATGAAGATCTTGCTAAAAAAGCACTTGCTAAAAAAATTGAAGCTGATAAAAGTTATGATTCATTAAAAGCAAGTCATGAGGTTGCTGTAAAAAAAGCTGAAACTATAAAGCAAAAATTATCAGAGCTTGAACACGAAATTGAAAAAACAAGAACTTACAGAGATGAAGCCACTGCAAGATATAATAATGCGGAAGCTAGTAAAAAAGTTAATGAAATTTTAGCTGATGTAAATACGGGAAATAATAAAATAAGTTTAGACGATATAGAAAGAAAAATTCAAAAGAAGGAATCCATAGCTGAAGGATTAGAAGATTTAAAAAAGGATGACTTTTTCGATAAGGAATTTGAAAAATTAAATGAACCAGATCTTGATTCAGAATTAGAAAAATATAAACAAAAAAATTAA